A DNA window from Hordeum vulgare subsp. vulgare chromosome 1H, MorexV3_pseudomolecules_assembly, whole genome shotgun sequence contains the following coding sequences:
- the LOC123444511 gene encoding uncharacterized protein LOC123444511 isoform X2, with protein MYRAAAAAAMAISRSSSSVVRSSLARGGVYGGAERRRWARRFAAKEVNFGFEARAAILQGTNDPADAIKNMESDSSADNVGASLVKQVADATRNSGTTCGSAPIQGYKATSVITSYLKCNAWMMESTAEINQKCRLLPIFAEDADGEPLSMIVLNDACAKICSVRVLGFREINSVNWNRMAVSTGGKLACRLFCTDSKVKIDNRGGKGQQEEYTFFEMLKLAIKSLLSKVKSLLDGEITELQRVCFLALSVLSAIQYGCYTLETADAHHSRKVDARFTDEELKLETWRNERELILVNRKRDAALFAAEEAEVRCQESAKHAENLEKDLAKLGRQISYLSKEVIELRWLHMVMGESKD; from the exons ATGTACCGGGCGGCGGCCGCCGCCGCGATGGCTATttcgcggtcttcttcctcggtggTGAGGAGCTCGCTCGCGCGCGGCGGGGTCTACGGCGGGGCTGAGCGGCGCCGCTGGGCGCGCCGATTTGCGGCCAAGGAAGTCAACTTCGGCTTCGAAGCCCGCGCCGCCATTCTGCAGGGCACCAACGATCCCGCGGACGCTATCAAG AACATGGAGTCGGATAGCAGCGCCGACAATGTTGGGGCGAGCCTGGTGAAGCAAGTGGCTGATGCTACTAGAAATAGTG GTACCACCTGCGGTAGTGCTCCTATTCAAGGATACAAGGCTACAAGTGTCATTACCAGTTACCTGAAATGTAACGCATGGATGATGGAGTCAACAGCTGAAATAAACCAG AAGTGCAGACTTCTTCCCATTTTTGCTGAGGATGCAGATGGGGAACCTCTCTCAATGATTGTGCTGAACGACGCTTGTGCCAAG ATATGTTCTGTCAGGGTTCTTGGATTTCGTGAAATCAACAGCGTAAACTGGAATCGTATGGCTGTCTCAACAGGAGGGAAG CTTGCTTGCAGACTCTTCTGTACCGATTCAAAggtgaag ATCGATAACAGAGGCGGGAAAGGACAACAGGAGGAGTACACATTCTTTGAGATGCTCAAG TTGGCGATTAAGTCTCTTTTATCGAAAGTGAAGTCATTACTGGATGGAGAAATCACGGAATT GCAAAGGGTTTGCTTTCTTGCGCTGTCAGTACTAAGTGCCATTCAGTATGGCTGTTACACGTTGGAAACAGCAGATGCTCATCATTCCAGGAAGGTGGACGCTAGATTTACTGATGAGGAATTAAAGCTCGAGACCTGGCGTAATGAACGAGAGTTGATTCTGGTTAATAGGAAGAGGGACGCTGCACTTTTTGCTGCAGAGGAAGCTGAGGTCAGGTGTCAGGAATCTGCTAAGCATGCCGAAAACCTGGAGAAGGACTTGGCAAAGTTGGGGCGACAGATCTCCTACCTAAGTAAGGAAGTGATTGAACTGAGGTGGCTTCACATGGTTATGGGTGAATCCAAGGACTAG
- the LOC123444511 gene encoding uncharacterized protein LOC123444511 isoform X1, translated as MYRAAAAAAMAISRSSSSVVRSSLARGGVYGGAERRRWARRFAAKEVNFGFEARAAILQGTNDPADAIKNMESDSSADNVGASLVKQVADATRNSGTTCGSAPIQGYKATSVITSYLKCNAWMMESTAEINQKCRLLPIFAEDADGEPLSMIVLNDACAKICSVRVLGFREINSVNWNRMAVSTGGKLACRLFCTDSKVKVKIDNRGGKGQQEEYTFFEMLKLAIKSLLSKVKSLLDGEITELQRVCFLALSVLSAIQYGCYTLETADAHHSRKVDARFTDEELKLETWRNERELILVNRKRDAALFAAEEAEVRCQESAKHAENLEKDLAKLGRQISYLSKEVIELRWLHMVMGESKD; from the exons ATGTACCGGGCGGCGGCCGCCGCCGCGATGGCTATttcgcggtcttcttcctcggtggTGAGGAGCTCGCTCGCGCGCGGCGGGGTCTACGGCGGGGCTGAGCGGCGCCGCTGGGCGCGCCGATTTGCGGCCAAGGAAGTCAACTTCGGCTTCGAAGCCCGCGCCGCCATTCTGCAGGGCACCAACGATCCCGCGGACGCTATCAAG AACATGGAGTCGGATAGCAGCGCCGACAATGTTGGGGCGAGCCTGGTGAAGCAAGTGGCTGATGCTACTAGAAATAGTG GTACCACCTGCGGTAGTGCTCCTATTCAAGGATACAAGGCTACAAGTGTCATTACCAGTTACCTGAAATGTAACGCATGGATGATGGAGTCAACAGCTGAAATAAACCAG AAGTGCAGACTTCTTCCCATTTTTGCTGAGGATGCAGATGGGGAACCTCTCTCAATGATTGTGCTGAACGACGCTTGTGCCAAG ATATGTTCTGTCAGGGTTCTTGGATTTCGTGAAATCAACAGCGTAAACTGGAATCGTATGGCTGTCTCAACAGGAGGGAAG CTTGCTTGCAGACTCTTCTGTACCGATTCAAAggtgaaggtaaag ATCGATAACAGAGGCGGGAAAGGACAACAGGAGGAGTACACATTCTTTGAGATGCTCAAG TTGGCGATTAAGTCTCTTTTATCGAAAGTGAAGTCATTACTGGATGGAGAAATCACGGAATT GCAAAGGGTTTGCTTTCTTGCGCTGTCAGTACTAAGTGCCATTCAGTATGGCTGTTACACGTTGGAAACAGCAGATGCTCATCATTCCAGGAAGGTGGACGCTAGATTTACTGATGAGGAATTAAAGCTCGAGACCTGGCGTAATGAACGAGAGTTGATTCTGGTTAATAGGAAGAGGGACGCTGCACTTTTTGCTGCAGAGGAAGCTGAGGTCAGGTGTCAGGAATCTGCTAAGCATGCCGAAAACCTGGAGAAGGACTTGGCAAAGTTGGGGCGACAGATCTCCTACCTAAGTAAGGAAGTGATTGAACTGAGGTGGCTTCACATGGTTATGGGTGAATCCAAGGACTAG
- the LOC123444511 gene encoding uncharacterized protein LOC123444511 isoform X3 codes for MYRAAAAAAMAISRSSSSVVRSSLARGGVYGGAERRRWARRFAAKEVNFGFEARAAILQGTNDPADAIKNMESDSSADNVGASLVKQVADATRNSGTTCGSAPIQGYKATSVITSYLKCNAWMMESTAEINQKCRLLPIFAEDADGEPLSMIVLNDACAKICSVRVLGFREINSVNWNRMAVSTGGKLACRLFCTDSKIDNRGGKGQQEEYTFFEMLKLAIKSLLSKVKSLLDGEITELQRVCFLALSVLSAIQYGCYTLETADAHHSRKVDARFTDEELKLETWRNERELILVNRKRDAALFAAEEAEVRCQESAKHAENLEKDLAKLGRQISYLSKEVIELRWLHMVMGESKD; via the exons ATGTACCGGGCGGCGGCCGCCGCCGCGATGGCTATttcgcggtcttcttcctcggtggTGAGGAGCTCGCTCGCGCGCGGCGGGGTCTACGGCGGGGCTGAGCGGCGCCGCTGGGCGCGCCGATTTGCGGCCAAGGAAGTCAACTTCGGCTTCGAAGCCCGCGCCGCCATTCTGCAGGGCACCAACGATCCCGCGGACGCTATCAAG AACATGGAGTCGGATAGCAGCGCCGACAATGTTGGGGCGAGCCTGGTGAAGCAAGTGGCTGATGCTACTAGAAATAGTG GTACCACCTGCGGTAGTGCTCCTATTCAAGGATACAAGGCTACAAGTGTCATTACCAGTTACCTGAAATGTAACGCATGGATGATGGAGTCAACAGCTGAAATAAACCAG AAGTGCAGACTTCTTCCCATTTTTGCTGAGGATGCAGATGGGGAACCTCTCTCAATGATTGTGCTGAACGACGCTTGTGCCAAG ATATGTTCTGTCAGGGTTCTTGGATTTCGTGAAATCAACAGCGTAAACTGGAATCGTATGGCTGTCTCAACAGGAGGGAAG CTTGCTTGCAGACTCTTCTGTACCGATTCAAAg ATCGATAACAGAGGCGGGAAAGGACAACAGGAGGAGTACACATTCTTTGAGATGCTCAAG TTGGCGATTAAGTCTCTTTTATCGAAAGTGAAGTCATTACTGGATGGAGAAATCACGGAATT GCAAAGGGTTTGCTTTCTTGCGCTGTCAGTACTAAGTGCCATTCAGTATGGCTGTTACACGTTGGAAACAGCAGATGCTCATCATTCCAGGAAGGTGGACGCTAGATTTACTGATGAGGAATTAAAGCTCGAGACCTGGCGTAATGAACGAGAGTTGATTCTGGTTAATAGGAAGAGGGACGCTGCACTTTTTGCTGCAGAGGAAGCTGAGGTCAGGTGTCAGGAATCTGCTAAGCATGCCGAAAACCTGGAGAAGGACTTGGCAAAGTTGGGGCGACAGATCTCCTACCTAAGTAAGGAAGTGATTGAACTGAGGTGGCTTCACATGGTTATGGGTGAATCCAAGGACTAG